GGTGTCCGCGATCAGCTCCAGCGTCCCGTCCGTGATCCCCGAGAGGTCGCCCGCGTCGACGCGCGACTGGAGGATGTCGACGAGCTCCGACTGACTGTACCGCTTGAGTTCGATGTGTGGGCCGGTCCGGAGTCGCGACGACGTCGCGGCGTCGAGGCGCGCCGCGAATCGCTCGTACTCGTGGACGACGAACACCGGCGTCACGCCGTCGGCCTCGAAGAGGACGTGCGGGAGGTGCTCGTCCTCGATGTGTTCCGCTTCGTCGAGGGTGAGGACGATGGGCGAGTCGGCGTCCTCCAATTGCGCGAGGTACGACGACGCGGCGTCCGCCTTCGGCGATGAGCGCGTCTTGAGCCCGGCGTCGACCAACGCCTCTTCGAGGATCGCGGCGCGCGAGCGCGTCCGGAGACAGTCGACGTGCGCGGTGTTCACCGCCGTCTCCCGGCGGAGTTCGCGGACGGCGAACCGCGAGACTGCCGTCTTGCCCGCGCCCGTCGGCCCCGAGATACAGATCGGGTACGCTGGGCGGTCCGAGCGCAGCGGGTCCAGGGCGTTCGCGAGCTGCCCAAGCGCGGCGTCGCGGTGGGGCATCCGCTCGGGGACGCGGTCGAGTTCCAGGACCCGCGGGACGGATGTACTCACTCCGCCCGCCATTGGTGCCGTGGGTGGATCCAGTCCCAGTCGTCGAGGTCGACCTCGGCGAAGTAGTCCTCACGTCCGGCGTACCGGA
The DNA window shown above is from Halobaculum marinum and carries:
- a CDS encoding Cdc6/Cdc18 family protein, with the translated sequence MSTSVPRVLELDRVPERMPHRDAALGQLANALDPLRSDRPAYPICISGPTGAGKTAVSRFAVRELRRETAVNTAHVDCLRTRSRAAILEEALVDAGLKTRSSPKADAASSYLAQLEDADSPIVLTLDEAEHIEDEHLPHVLFEADGVTPVFVVHEYERFAARLDAATSSRLRTGPHIELKRYSQSELVDILQSRVDAGDLSGITDGTLELIADTAAGNAREAISILREAYVEGKARDERVTPALIADVREPAMESIRRYNVERLDTPHRLLKHMIDDAGEIRAGELADRFEVEYPDAHGRDRRRYLNVLVRYGCIRKQGSGRGTRYLSIAQDG